A genome region from Bemisia tabaci chromosome 3, PGI_BMITA_v3 includes the following:
- the LOC109042862 gene encoding OV-16 antigen isoform X5, with protein MALTALKPSDFHAGRVCLFAISLISCLFNVVVSKSILAERLLLKYGIIPDVIDAAPDFTIDVSHHNRTLRMGEKIDPAEMQRVPKLRWPARPGTLYTLLMIDPDVPVRKNPTLAERQHYIVGNIKGCDFRHGQEMTGYIGPFSAKHSVLLFRSA; from the exons atggCTTTAACCGCGCTAAAACCATCAGACTTTCATGCGGGACGGGTTTGTTTATTTGCCATCTCATTAATTTCATGTCTTTTCAATGTGGTTGTATCGAAATCTATCCTTGCTGAACGATTGTTACTTAAATATGGCATCATTCCTGATGTCATTGACGCAGCACCTGATTTTACCATAGAC GTATCTCATCACAACAGAACGCTCAGAATGGGTGAAAAAATAGACCCGGCAGAAATGCAACGAGTGCCGAAATTAAGGTGGCCGGCAAGGCCTGGCACACTGTACACTTTGTTGATGATTG ATCCTGATGTTCCTGTTCGTAAAAATCCGACCCTGGCAGAAAGACAGCACTACATCGTGGGAAATATTAAAGGATGTGATTTTCGTCACGGTCAGGAAATGACCGGCTACATTGGTCCATTTTCGGCTAAACATTCTG TTTTGCTTTTCAGGTCTGCATAG
- the LOC109042870 gene encoding protein D2 isoform X1, producing the protein MYYTTYRFALWVIYNGTKVPLGGLIPFDQAGNRPILKWDERDAFYTIIMTDPDSPSRSDPRLSELQHWIIGNVYRRNISSGETFAEYTGPRDAREFVVEEGIHRYIISVFEQIGKHGFAERRIPREPFGDPGWVYYSS; encoded by the exons atgtactatactacataccgttttgccttatgg GTTATATATAATGGCACCAAAGTTCCATTAGGAGGCTTGATACCTTTTGATCAAGCTGGAAATCGGCCGATATTAAAATGGGACGAAAGAGATGCATTCTACACGATTATAATGACCG ATCCTGATTCACCCTCGCGGTCTGATCCGAGGTTGAGCGAACTACAACACTGGATCATCGGGAATGTTTACAGACGAAACATCTCCTCAGGTGAGACTTTTGCAGAGTACACCGGCCCACGAGATGCCCGCGAGTTCGTTGTCGAAGAAG GAATTCACAGGTACATTATATCCGTTTTCGAACAGATAGGGAAGCACGGTTTCGCAGAAAGGCGGATACCACGAGA ACCCTTTGGAGATCCTGGGTGGGTCTATTACTCCTCATAG
- the LOC109042862 gene encoding putative odorant-binding protein A5 isoform X1: MALTALKPSDFHAGRVCLFAISLISCLFNVVVSKSILAERLLLKYGIIPDVIDAAPDFTIDVSHHNRTLRMGEKIDPAEMQRVPKLRWPARPGTLYTLLMIDPDVPVRKNPTLAERQHYIVGNIKGCDFRHGQEMTGYIGPFSAKHSGLHRTTFLVYSQNSHVQFDEPRYPSARDRSFKQRYKFSARKFAEKYNLTLFAVNFFMTGWPLYQGTRRPTAPKYHPFREHFAPSPMEM; this comes from the exons atggCTTTAACCGCGCTAAAACCATCAGACTTTCATGCGGGACGGGTTTGTTTATTTGCCATCTCATTAATTTCATGTCTTTTCAATGTGGTTGTATCGAAATCTATCCTTGCTGAACGATTGTTACTTAAATATGGCATCATTCCTGATGTCATTGACGCAGCACCTGATTTTACCATAGAC GTATCTCATCACAACAGAACGCTCAGAATGGGTGAAAAAATAGACCCGGCAGAAATGCAACGAGTGCCGAAATTAAGGTGGCCGGCAAGGCCTGGCACACTGTACACTTTGTTGATGATTG ATCCTGATGTTCCTGTTCGTAAAAATCCGACCCTGGCAGAAAGACAGCACTACATCGTGGGAAATATTAAAGGATGTGATTTTCGTCACGGTCAGGAAATGACCGGCTACATTGGTCCATTTTCGGCTAAACATTCTG GTCTGCATAGAACTACATTTTTGGTCTACTCACAAAATTCTCATGTACAATTTGACGAACCACGATATCCCTCAGCACGAGACAG ATCGTTCAAGCAGAGGTATAAGTTCTCGGCTCGCAAGTTTGCCGAGAAATATAACCTAACTCTCTTTGctgtaaattttttcatgaCGGGATGGCCTTTGTACCAAGGTACTCGGAGACCGACTGCACCTAAATACCATCCGTTTCGGGAACATTTCGCACCATCACCCATGGAGATGTAA
- the LOC109042870 gene encoding protein D1 isoform X2 — protein sequence MYYTTYRFALWVIYNGTKVPLGGLIPFDQAGNRPILKWDERDAFYTIIMTDPDSPSRSDPRLSELQHWIIGNVYRRNISSGETFAEYTGPRDAREFVVEEDPLEILGGSITPHRLSQTICSSHALPCYFLDKY from the exons atgtactatactacataccgttttgccttatgg GTTATATATAATGGCACCAAAGTTCCATTAGGAGGCTTGATACCTTTTGATCAAGCTGGAAATCGGCCGATATTAAAATGGGACGAAAGAGATGCATTCTACACGATTATAATGACCG ATCCTGATTCACCCTCGCGGTCTGATCCGAGGTTGAGCGAACTACAACACTGGATCATCGGGAATGTTTACAGACGAAACATCTCCTCAGGTGAGACTTTTGCAGAGTACACCGGCCCACGAGATGCCCGCGAGTTCGTTGTCGAAGAAG ACCCTTTGGAGATCCTGGGTGGGTCTATTACTCCTCATAGGCTCTCGCAGACTATTTGTTCTAGTCATGCTCTCCCATGCTACTTCTTGGATAAatactga
- the LOC109042870 gene encoding protein D3 isoform X4 has protein sequence MTDPDSPSRSDPRLSELQHWIIGNVYRRNISSGETFAEYTGPRDAREFVVEEGIHRYIISVFEQIGKHGFAERRIPREPFGDPGWVYYSS, from the exons ATGACCG ATCCTGATTCACCCTCGCGGTCTGATCCGAGGTTGAGCGAACTACAACACTGGATCATCGGGAATGTTTACAGACGAAACATCTCCTCAGGTGAGACTTTTGCAGAGTACACCGGCCCACGAGATGCCCGCGAGTTCGTTGTCGAAGAAG GAATTCACAGGTACATTATATCCGTTTTCGAACAGATAGGGAAGCACGGTTTCGCAGAAAGGCGGATACCACGAGA ACCCTTTGGAGATCCTGGGTGGGTCTATTACTCCTCATAG
- the LOC140224200 gene encoding uncharacterized protein, translating into MHQETNASRMLPRTADTLRKVQTMNICGHLIERSPPEMRTAADGECAHAASGFRGLGLAFQRRCPDSTGGSCQVVNGCPKCVVFVSKCKLAACITGKPEKPVDLTTCVEGLNLSDI; encoded by the exons ATGCACCAG GAAACAAATGCATCCAGAATGTTGCCGCGGACCGCCGATACCCTACGGAAAGTCCAAACAATGAATATTTGCGGTCATTTGATAGAAAGGTCACCGCCGGAGATGAGAACCGCCGCGGACGGAGAGTGCGCCCATGCGGCATCAGGATTCCGCGGATTAGGACTCGCATTTCAACGTCGGTGTCCGGACTCGACCGGGGGCAGTTGTCAGGTGGTGAACGGGTGCCCCAAATGCGTGGTATTTGTTAGTAAATGTAAGTTGGCAGCGTGTATCACTGGAAAACCCGAGAAGCCTGTCGACTTGACTACCTGCGTCGAGGGATTGAATCTCAGCGATATTTGA